The window ATGGTTTTATTTCATTTTGTCAAATCTATCTCCAGTGGCGGCATCAAGCTAGATGAAAAAGTGGCATTGTCTGATATAGAGCGGTTTTATATTGATAGAACAGACGGAGGTGCTCACACGTACTGGCTCGAGGTCAACGATTTTTCTGAGCATGCGACTTTATTAGATATCGCCAAAGGGATGATGCAAGTCAGTTCGAATGCTTGTACCGATTATTTAATTGACCGGCTCGGCTTAGAAAAGATCAATGATCGGATGAAACAAGCAGGTCTTACAGAACATGATGAACTCATGCCGGTCACCCCAAAGCTTTTGTGGTCATCCTATGTTTCTGATCTTCGGCGGGATGCATTAAAGCAAATGAGCGGTGTAACTGATGAGCAATACAAATCTCTGATGATTGAGATTTTTAATATCATGAAAAATGACCCAGAGCAAAAAAAGGCGTTAGAAGAAAAAATGATGAAAAAGAACTTATTAAGCTTGCGTATTCAATCATTACTGACGCAAAAGATGACAAAGTCTACAACTAATCAATATGCACATTTTATGAAACGTCTGCAGGATGAGCTGTTAA is drawn from Bacillus pumilus and contains these coding sequences:
- a CDS encoding class A beta-lactamase-related serine hydrolase; its protein translation is MLLKIGLVVIGVAILYVVVQILLYKRDMKKTKEDLLTFVAKNKKDVSVTIIENDDVVLDWNGDQKTPLASTVKLMVLFHFVKSISSGGIKLDEKVALSDIERFYIDRTDGGAHTYWLEVNDFSEHATLLDIAKGMMQVSSNACTDYLIDRLGLEKINDRMKQAGLTEHDELMPVTPKLLWSSYVSDLRRDALKQMSGVTDEQYKSLMIEIFNIMKNDPEQKKALEEKMMKKNLLSLRIQSLLTQKMTKSTTNQYAHFMKRLQDELLTTEEKRLFSQIVLGETLKTEKDQYIWYKGGSTLFVFTAALYRKTETSSISISLFINDPKANHSHWVGEVFNEFMLTAAVDQNFRQRLIQAFTK